The Montipora foliosa isolate CH-2021 chromosome 1, ASM3666993v2, whole genome shotgun sequence genome has a window encoding:
- the LOC137978409 gene encoding kinesin-like protein KIF17: MSESVKVIVRCRPLNEKEREMNTRFVIETNSSLHQCSIKKRADDEKSFKTFTFDGVYGIASSTEKIYSEIVRPIVNGVMEGYNGTVFAYGQTSCGKTFTMEGIQSPAAHRGIIPRCCEHIFNGTRRQSVGKQAKYILRVSYLEIYNEEIRDLLVKQSKCKPEIKEHPDKGIYVKGLSSITVDNYSDMQHILESGGRNRSVGATLLNVDSSRSHSIFTIDLEACFRASQAEKEVYRTGKLNLVDLAGSERQSKSGSSGERFKESTKINLSLSVLGNVISALVDRKSKHVPYRDSKLTRLLQDSLGGNSKTLMVACVSPGENNYEETLSTLRYAKRAKDITNKPKINEDLKDTIIKRYHDEIQQLKRIIAQEIPVPRQLLSEIQEIKNESVDTILSFHQARTRRCEKTEKMQTNQSERTGVIAEYQTRLVETQKLHIRACQESTTLKRELDELKTQLQIQQRKLDYEARKSILEEHKTALMMLRSRRTAEGANILHTGNELREINDTASCRREQEDRHASPVEMSSVVTLPRMLTPEPSKESAFGREEVVTEIPTGVDMTPLPELTLEPDIPCMVSVGTSTDDLFELKIDVQLPNEYEGDIERWHIRENMLCRGDAEGRSRSVSPYTAEKNYAGKQECKGKSGFLLDEEGPADFGLCCLCPERSFFGERLDGFFKR, encoded by the exons ATGAGTGAAAGTGTTAAAGTTATCGTTCGCTGTCGACCACTAAATGAGAAAGAGCGGGAAATGAATACGAGATTTGTAATAGAAACAAACTCTTCACTCCATCAGTGTAGCATTAAAAAACGGGCAGACGACGAAAAGTCTTTCAAGACTTTCACCTTCGACGGAGTTTATGGGATTGCTAGCAGCACGGAGAAAATCTATTCTGAGATCGTACGCCCAATTGTAAATGGCGTAATGGAAGGATATAACGGGACAGTATTTGCTTACGGGCAAACATCGTGTGGAAAAACATTTACCATGGAGGGAATTCAAAGCCCTGCAGCACACAGAGGTATCATTCCTCGTTGTTGTGAGCATATTTTCAACGGCACTCGCCGGCAAAGTGTAGGAAAACAAGCCAAGTATATTTTGCGTGTCTCTTACCTGGAAATATACAATGAAGAAATAAGGGACTTGCTTGTGAAGCAGAGCAAGTGCAAACCAGAAATCAAGGAACACCCCGACAAGGGAATTTATGTCAAAGGATTATCCAGTATAACTGTTGATAATTATTCCGATATGCAGCACATTTTAGAATCGGGAGGAAGAAATCGATCAGTAGGTGCGACCTTACTGAATGTGGATTCATCAAGGTCGCATTCCATTTTCACAATAGACCTCGAGGCATGTTTTCGCGCTTCTCAAGCAGAAAAAGAAGTCTATCGGACAGGCAAACTCAACCTCGTGGACCTTGCTGGTAGTGAGCGTCAAAGTAAGTCAGGAAGTAGTGGTGAACGCTTCAAAGAATCAACGAAAATAAACTTGTCTTTATCGGTTCTTGGAAATGTTATCTCTGCTTTGGTGGATAGGAAGTCAAAACACGTGCCTTATCGCGACTCCAAACTTACAAGGCTTTTGCAAGACTCGCTTGGCGGAAATTCCAAGACGCTAATGGTGGCTTGTGTCAGTCCAGGGGAGAATAATTACGAGGAAACGCTAAGTACACTGAGATACGCAAAGCGTGCAAAGGATATAACGAACAAGCCAAAGATCAATGAAGATCTAAAGGACACAATTATTAAAAGATATCATGATGAAATTCAACAGCTTAAGAGAATTATTGCCCAAGAAATTCCAGTTCCCAGGCAACTTCTCAGTGAGATTCAAG agATAAAAAATGAATCTGTCGATACAATTTTGAGCTTTCATCAGGCACGAACACGCAGGTGTGAGAAGACGGAAAAAATGCAAACGAATCAATCAGAAAGGACGGGTGTAATTGCGGAATATCAAACAAGACTCGTTGAGACCCAAAAACTGCACATAAGGGCTTGCCAAGAGTCAACCACACTTAAAAGGGAACTTGATGAACTAAAAACACAGCTTCAAATCCAGCAGAGAAAACTTGATTACGAGGCAAGGAAAAGCATCCTCGAAGAACACAAGACCGCGTTAATGATGTTAAGAAGCCGACGGACTGCAGAGGGAGCAAACATATTGCACACTGGGAATGAGCTGAGAGAAATAAATGACACTGCATCATGTCGACGGGAACAAGAAGATAGACATGCATCACCTGTAGAAATGTCATCGGTTGTAACGTTACCAAGGATGCTGACACCTGAACCTTCTAAGGAATCAGCTTTCGGTCGAGAAGAAGTGGTAACGGAGATTCCAACAGGGGTAGACATGACACCTCTTCCTGAATTGACCCTTGAGCCAGATATACCTTGTATGGTTTCGGTTGGTACATCAACTGATGATTTATTCGAATTAAAAATTGACGTCCAGTTACCAAATGAGTATGAAGGAGATATAGAGAGATGGCATATTCGCGAAAATATGCTTTGTCGTGGAGATGCCGAAGGACGCTCTAGAAGCGTGTCACCGTATACCGCGGAAAAGAATTACGCTGGCAAACAAGAGTGCAAAGGAAAGAGCGGGTTTTTATTGGATGAAGAG GGACCAGCTGATTTTGGATTATGCTGCCTTTGCCCTGAGCGGTCATTTTTCGGCGAACGGCTTGATGGTTTTTTTAAGAGATAA